The following are from one region of the Salvia hispanica cultivar TCC Black 2014 chromosome 1, UniMelb_Shisp_WGS_1.0, whole genome shotgun sequence genome:
- the LOC125201675 gene encoding uncharacterized protein LOC125201675 isoform X1, whose protein sequence is MATSSFKSTSRRGAATEPKAPPPSAASRRRSHSVTPVSRRTHAPFDDNPSISTDFSNSRDNPLFWTRSSSPPDKDESGRIFEIAATSNKLSSKLDAKSLVNGNGGGGNSSGEQRGRSVTRSHSHNNGIGRSLSRTRGRSISAASRSGAYESEKEQGCLTTPISRSRHEAKRTSDPISRTNSVRNRVSNPVPAKHAGVRTARNQAKEWSEDDSACSLQISNLEDSISVGSLSEAEEKTIRTAFEELNVFRRNNANQAAATNVPDMPSNLVNPESVELISDIRREYAIKLEESEERARELRADLAIEEQRGQELDRILKEMLPDRKTSDMQRSRRGRKASNERKRMSNRLTEEAMAYFDECVSLSTFDSSDFSASEDPAYSLVGAAGPVGTSSLANGNPSTLCCYDQGSLVDHKQVQLKPCEDSKPTGNSGNTGPGSSQLYEFSFADKRVDDVRPQEDIRSYIKNFERETKKDIDLEASISYYDAEEYSIGGQLEDVLFDRVLYHRRIESGGLLLCGGAISCLPFASTM, encoded by the exons atggCCACCTCCTCCTTCAAATCCACTTCCAGAAGAGGCGCAGCCACAGAACCCAAAGCCCCGCCGCCATCCGCCGCTTCTCGGCGCCGTTCCCACAGCGTCACTCCTGTTTCTCGGCGGACCCACGCCCCCTTTGACGACAATCCTTCTATTTCAACCGATTTTTCCAACAGCAGAGATAACCCCCTTTTCTGGACCAGATCTTCTTCGCCGCCAGATAAAGACGAAAGCGGAAGGATCTTTGAGATTGCTGCCACTAGTAATAAACTATCATCGAAATTGGATGCAAAAAGCTTAGTAAACGgcaatggtggtggtggtaaTTCTTCTGGTGAGCAGCGGGGGCGCTCTGTTACCCGCAGTCATAGCCATAACAACGGGATCGGCCGCAGTTTGTCGAGGACTCGAGGGCGGTCCATCTCTGCAGCTTCTCGTAGCGGAGCTTACGAG AGTGAAAAAGAGCAGGGTTGTCTCACGACTCCAATTTCTCGAAGCAGGCATGAGGCAAAGAGGACTAGTGATCCTATAAGTAGAACTAATTCAGTAAGAAATAGGGTAAGTAACCCAGTGCCAGCTAAACATGCTGGAGTGAGAACGGCCAGGAATCAAGCAAAAGAGTGGTCTGAAGACGACTCTGCT TGTAGTTTGCAGATATCAAATTTGGAAGATAGTATTTCAGTTGGTTCCTTATCAGAAGCTGAAGAGAAAACCATTAGAACTGCATTTGAAGAGCTGAAT GTTTTTCGAAGAAATAATGCGAATCAGGCTGCAGCTACTAATGTTCCTGATATGCCCTCGAATCTAGTAAACCCTGAGTCTGTTGAGTTAATTTCGGACATCAGAAGGGAATATGCCATAAAATTGGAAGAG TCGGAAGAACGTGCCAGAGAACTTCGAGCAGATCTTGCTATTGAAGAGCAACGTGGGCAAGAGCTGGATAGAATACTTAAGGAGATGCTTCCTGATAGAAAGACTTCTGATATGCAGAGATCTCGTCGAGGAAGAAAA GCAAGCAATGAAAGGAAACGGATGTCAAACCGCCTTACTGAAGAAGCCATGGCATATTTTGACGAATGTGTGTCCTTGTCCACCTTTGATAGTTCTGACTTCTCTGCTTCAGAAGATCCAGCCTACAGTTTAGTTGGAGCTGCTGGACCTGTAGGCACTTCATCTCTGGCAAATGGAAATCCAAGCACCTTATGCTGCTATGATCAAGGGAGTCTTGTTGACCACAAACAG GTGCAGCTCAAACCTTGTGAGGATTCTAAGCCAACCGGCAACAGCGGCAACACTGGTCCAGGGAGCAGTCAACTTTATGAATTCTCTTTTGCTGATAAAAGGGTGGACGATGTCAGACCTCAAGAAGATATTAGGAGTTATATCAAgaattttgagagagaaactaaaaaagaCATTGATTTGGAGGCTTCCATTTCATACTATGATGCTGAAGAATACAGCATAGGAGGTCAGCTTGAGGACGTGCTATTTGACAGGGTGCTATATCACCGCAGAATAGAGTCGGGTGGTTTACTTTTATGTGGTGGCGCAATCTCGTGTCTTCCCTTTGCTTCAACTATGTGA
- the LOC125201675 gene encoding uncharacterized protein LOC125201675 isoform X2 has product MATSSFKSTSRRGAATEPKAPPPSAASRRRSHSVTPVSRRTHAPFDDNPSISTDFSNSRDNPLFWTRSSSPPDKDESGRIFEIAATSNKLSSKLDAKSLVNGNGGGGNSSGEQRGRSVTRSHSHNNGIGRSLSRTRGRSISAASRSGAYESEKEQGCLTTPISRSRHEAKRTSDPISRTNSVRNRVSNPVPAKHAGVRTARNQAKEWSEDDSACSLQISNLEDSISVGSLSEAEEKTIRTAFEELNVFRRNNANQAAATNVPDMPSNLVNPESVELISDIRREYAIKLEESEERARELRADLAIEEQRGQELDRILKEMLPDRKTSDMQRSRRGRKASNERKRMSNRLTEEAMAYFDECVSLSTFDSSDFSASEDPAYSLVGAAGPVGTSSLANGNPSTLCCYDQGSLVDHKQLKPCEDSKPTGNSGNTGPGSSQLYEFSFADKRVDDVRPQEDIRSYIKNFERETKKDIDLEASISYYDAEEYSIGGQLEDVLFDRVLYHRRIESGGLLLCGGAISCLPFASTM; this is encoded by the exons atggCCACCTCCTCCTTCAAATCCACTTCCAGAAGAGGCGCAGCCACAGAACCCAAAGCCCCGCCGCCATCCGCCGCTTCTCGGCGCCGTTCCCACAGCGTCACTCCTGTTTCTCGGCGGACCCACGCCCCCTTTGACGACAATCCTTCTATTTCAACCGATTTTTCCAACAGCAGAGATAACCCCCTTTTCTGGACCAGATCTTCTTCGCCGCCAGATAAAGACGAAAGCGGAAGGATCTTTGAGATTGCTGCCACTAGTAATAAACTATCATCGAAATTGGATGCAAAAAGCTTAGTAAACGgcaatggtggtggtggtaaTTCTTCTGGTGAGCAGCGGGGGCGCTCTGTTACCCGCAGTCATAGCCATAACAACGGGATCGGCCGCAGTTTGTCGAGGACTCGAGGGCGGTCCATCTCTGCAGCTTCTCGTAGCGGAGCTTACGAG AGTGAAAAAGAGCAGGGTTGTCTCACGACTCCAATTTCTCGAAGCAGGCATGAGGCAAAGAGGACTAGTGATCCTATAAGTAGAACTAATTCAGTAAGAAATAGGGTAAGTAACCCAGTGCCAGCTAAACATGCTGGAGTGAGAACGGCCAGGAATCAAGCAAAAGAGTGGTCTGAAGACGACTCTGCT TGTAGTTTGCAGATATCAAATTTGGAAGATAGTATTTCAGTTGGTTCCTTATCAGAAGCTGAAGAGAAAACCATTAGAACTGCATTTGAAGAGCTGAAT GTTTTTCGAAGAAATAATGCGAATCAGGCTGCAGCTACTAATGTTCCTGATATGCCCTCGAATCTAGTAAACCCTGAGTCTGTTGAGTTAATTTCGGACATCAGAAGGGAATATGCCATAAAATTGGAAGAG TCGGAAGAACGTGCCAGAGAACTTCGAGCAGATCTTGCTATTGAAGAGCAACGTGGGCAAGAGCTGGATAGAATACTTAAGGAGATGCTTCCTGATAGAAAGACTTCTGATATGCAGAGATCTCGTCGAGGAAGAAAA GCAAGCAATGAAAGGAAACGGATGTCAAACCGCCTTACTGAAGAAGCCATGGCATATTTTGACGAATGTGTGTCCTTGTCCACCTTTGATAGTTCTGACTTCTCTGCTTCAGAAGATCCAGCCTACAGTTTAGTTGGAGCTGCTGGACCTGTAGGCACTTCATCTCTGGCAAATGGAAATCCAAGCACCTTATGCTGCTATGATCAAGGGAGTCTTGTTGACCACAAACAG CTCAAACCTTGTGAGGATTCTAAGCCAACCGGCAACAGCGGCAACACTGGTCCAGGGAGCAGTCAACTTTATGAATTCTCTTTTGCTGATAAAAGGGTGGACGATGTCAGACCTCAAGAAGATATTAGGAGTTATATCAAgaattttgagagagaaactaaaaaagaCATTGATTTGGAGGCTTCCATTTCATACTATGATGCTGAAGAATACAGCATAGGAGGTCAGCTTGAGGACGTGCTATTTGACAGGGTGCTATATCACCGCAGAATAGAGTCGGGTGGTTTACTTTTATGTGGTGGCGCAATCTCGTGTCTTCCCTTTGCTTCAACTATGTGA